ATCAGCACCTATAAAAATAATATGTTTATACATCTTACTTAGCCCAACAAGTTGATTTGCTTCTGTAATCTCTATTCCTACTTTACTATCATGAATCTGAGTCTCTTTTAATATCGCCTCTCTCTTCTGTTCAGTAAACTTAAGACCTAATGTTTTAAATATATTTTCATAATCCCCTATTCTATTTTTAGCTATATTATATGCTGTTCTAACCTCAGTACTATTTTTATTACAAAAGTTGTTTAATGGTGTTCCTATAGATGAAAAACCCTTCATGTTAAAATCTGGCATATAAATTTTGAAAAGTTTTGAATACTTCTTAATATCAGTTGTTACATATATAATTTCATTATCTGAAGCACCTTCTTCCATTAACTTCCTTGCTATTTTAATTGATGTTTTAACTTCATCAGTAGAATCAAAGACCTTTACTTCTGGAAAAATAATCTGAGGATTATTTGGGTTTTCCTCTATCTTCTCAATTCGATTAAAATCTCTATTTAGTTTTTGAAGAATTGACTCTTGTTTTTTTGATTTAATGAAACTTAATTTATTAAGAGTGAATGAATCAATAAATAGATCATCATATTTATTAAAATTTTCCTTGGAGTAATGTGTTTCAAAATAATCTTCAATATCAGAGATATCACCAAGCTTATGCCTATTTTTATATTCTACATACTCCGTATAAATTTTTTCTATAGCTATTAGCTTTTCACCTGATATTATTGATTTAAATTGAACTTCATTTCTACTACATTTTGTAAGAAAATCAAATATAGTGTCTATAGAGTTACTATCATCATTTAAATAATTGAAATATATAATATCGTTATCTTTTATTATTTTATGGATGATGCTGGAACTTGTAACTTTATCGATAATAATTTTATCAGATTCATTATCGTAAAACTCTTTTATTAGGTTATCTAAGGTTATGACTTTATCAAAAACTCCAGTTAGTTCACTTTTTTGTAATTCTCTTTTTCTCTGATTACTATATGTTATATATAAACTGTTTTTTAAATTCATTTAATTCCCTATAGTTAAAAGTCTATTTTTATAAAAAGATCGAAAAGTTTTGCAATGCCTAGAGGAAGGGTTTTAATTCTCCCAGCCTTATCATGATATTTTATCATAAAGGCATTAGAAAGAAGTTCCATAGTTACTCCTTCTTCAAATATATTATCTTATTTGAAATTCCCTGTATATAATTTTAATTCTTTTACATATTTATCTTTACTGATTATACCAGCTATAGCCTGAGCTATTTTATGTCCCCCATACTCAGATGGTTCTATTGGGGATACTGTGGAAAAATCTTTCTCTTCAGTGGTTTTAAATATATCTTCTACAATAAGAACATCTGAATCATCTTCTGGATTGTTACATTTTATAATTTCCCTCAGTTGTAATGCATCATTTCCACCAATACTAATAAAAACATGTTCAGAGTACTCACTAGTAGTTTCCTTTGTACTATTTGTTGGGATTCCTCTAAGTCCGTCCTCGATGTCATCTCTATAAGGGTCTAATAAACTATTAAAATCAATTTGGTTTTCTAAATCTTTGCTTTTAGCTCCATCTTTTGCTATTAGATTTACAACATCTTCTTCGTTTAAATATTTAGCTAATAGATCCTTAACACTCCAGTCCTCAATAACATATCTTCCATTATCAAATATGGAATCTCCTAATAATATTACTTCTTTCATTATTTCTTTTCCTTTTCATATGATTCAATTTTCTTATTAAATCTCTCTTCCATCTCATCAGGAATTATCCCTCGAATAGGCAGTAATTTGTACTGATGAGGATGAGAATGCTCCCAATATTCTTCATCTGGCCATATAACACAGTAAACATTTTCGATACCATAAGTATATGCTTCTTCCATATAACTTTTAAATGATTCTTCAAGTATTTCTTCTGGTAAACATCGGTGTTTACTTCTTAAATAATTTTCATGTTTTAAAAATTGTTCTTTCGACCACGGTGTTCCGGTTACTATAACAGCATACAGAGTATTACAGTAAATAAATTCGACAATATCCCCTGCACTGTATTTAGTTGGTAGATCAATCCCTCTAAAGGGTGTTTTGCTAGGAATCAAACATCCATCATGATAATTACCTAAAGAGTTATATATTCTTGTAGTATCACTACCACGATAAATAACATCTAAAGCTATCTCAGTTATTTCAAAATGAGATATATAGGTCTGTTCTTCTTCATCATCTTCTTCTATCTCATAATAATCTTTATAATCAGAAATATTTCTAAAATTATTAATTATATCCTCAGCTTTTTTTAATGATGTATAATAACCTACTCTTTCTTCCCTAAGCTCCATAGGATAAACTAATTCACCTTCATATGTGTAAAATTTTAATAAAAATATAGCTTGTTCCATAATGTACTCCTGCTTTTAATGAGTTAAGTCTATAAGCTTCGAATGACAAAAAGTGTCATAGTAAATAAAATTGCAAAAAAATTATAAATTAGTTACACTTTCTAAAAAGTTCCATGGAGTTATCTTGAAAAAAATAAGAGATTTTTTTGAAACAATTACAATTCTTTCTAGACCACAAGGGGTTACTTATAGCGAACTAGCCGAATTACTTGGTTGTAGTCACAGAACAGCAGTAAGAGAGATTGAATATATTTATACTATTTTTGACCTTGAAGAGTCATTAAGTAATACTGGAAGAGAAAAGAGATTTTATCTATCTGAAGAAAATGTTAAAAATTTTACAACAGTAAAAATGCCAAACTTAAACCTTTCTGCAGCAGAAACAACAGCACTAATACTACTATGGGGTAAATCTAAATGGCTTCAAGATTCTACCTATCAAGAACATTTACGAAGAGCATTTAATAAAATATTTACAATTGATGATTATAAATTAGATCAATTTAAAAATCTATCTAACATCATGTTACTAGGTGAGTCTCATAATAAAAACTATGCAAATAAAGAATTAATTATTGATGATCTGATTCATGCCATGGTACAAAAAAGAAGATGTGATATAACATATCACTCCTACCATAACGATACTAGAAAAAGTTACTGTATTAATCCCCTACATCTTTTTCAAAGGGATGGTGGTTTATATTTCTTCACAACAATTAACGATTACACAGATATAAGAACCTTAGCCGTAGAGCGGATAATTAATCTTAGCATTGGGGAGTCTCATTTTGAAACACCTACCGATTTTGAACCTCAAGATTTTCTTGATACAACTTTTAATTTATCTTTTGGAAAACAGGAAGAATTTAAGATTCTTTTTGATAAAAGTCAGACTCTTTATATATCAGAAAGGAATTGGGCAAAGGAACAAAAAATCGAAATATTAGATAATGGAAATATTATTCTTTGGTTACGAACCTCTGGCCGGCATGATATAAAAAGGTGGGTACTAAGTTATGGTGCAGATGCGGAACTCTTAGAGCCAGAGTCCCTAAGAAAAGAAATAGCCGATGAACTAATCACAATGAGTAAAAGATACAATTAACAACTTGATTTCCCATATAGTTCAGTTGCTATAAAATGAAAACAAATATATTTCACCGTAAAATTAAATGTATAATAAAATAGCGTAGTTTAAACTTATATATTCGTTTTTAGTATGGATTTAAAGTCTAGTTCACATAAGAAATGGTGTTAATTTAATAAATATTGGAAATTTTCCTGGCATTTTTCTTGTGTTCCAAAAAGGTTTAATAAAATCAGGCTTGAAAGTCTTGTAGTTTAGTAACATCAGATTTTAAACTTGATATACTTAACTCCTATTCTATTAGAGAAGCTAGAGTATAAGTTTTAGACTCCTTACCAGAACTTTTACTCCAGTAGGTTCTGTTGGGAATTACTAAATAGTTATATTAACTCATTCATAACTACACTCCTTTTAAAGAGCTTATGAATGTTGTTATTTTTCTTGTATTGCATCATAATAGTAGCATAATTATGTAATGGAGATGTGAAATGCCACAAATAATACCAATTAAAGATCTTCGGAATACAACAGAAATATCTCGTAAATGTCATGAAACCAATGAACCAATATTTGTAACAAAAAATGGATATGGAGATATGGTTCTAATGAGTATAGCAACATATGAAAGAGATATAGCTAGAACTGAATTATTAAATAAAATTGCTGTAGGTGAAGAAGATCTTAGAAGCGGAAATGTAATAGAAGCTGAATCAGCATTTAAAGATCTTAGGAATGAGTTTTTTGACTAACCTATATAAGATAAACCTAACCCAGAAAGCATATGGAGATCTTAAAGATATTTATAGATATATTAAAGAAGAGCTACATAATAAAAACTCTGCTTTAAAAGTTATAGATGAAATTGAGAATCGAATATTGCTATTAAAGGATTATCCTAAAACAGGAGTGTTTGTTAAAGATGAAGTTCTAGTTAAAAGAGGATATAGAAAGCTTCTTGTTAATAACTATATAGCGCTTTATCTAATAGACGAAGACAGAAAGGTTGTTAATATTATTAGAGTTGTGTATGGAAAAAGAGACTATCTAGAATTAGTGTAGTGCACAATTTTTTATGACTATAACCATAAAAACTCATGTCTCTGATCGTAATTTCATTATTGCACGAGTATGCAACCAAATATCCTGGTCAGACTCTGCCTGAGATCCTTTTTCACAGGTACTGAACCTCAGATATAATAGGTTTTAATGTTGATTTTAGAACAAGGTCTACTTTAGTATCAAAATCTTCAGAAAGTTCCTGCTCAAGAGTGATAAGATCAAATAAATCTAATTGTGATGGTCTTGATAAATCAATAAGTATATCAACATCACTATTTATATTTTGTTCTCCTCTTACATAAGATCCAAAGATACCAATTTCACTGATACCTGAATTTAATAATCTTTTTTTCGTCTTAAAGAGTCACCTTTTAGCTCAATTCTATAAGATCCATATACAATCCTATCCATAATTGCATCAGCTATTGTGGAATCACCAATTAACCCATGCCATGACTTTACAGGTAGTTGAGATAAGAATATTGTTGATTTTAAACCATGTCTGTCTTCAAGAATATCTAACAGAGCTAGACGATTATCATTGCTAAATGTACTTAGCCCAAAGTCCTCTAATATTAATACATCTGCTTTAACTATTTTCATTAACATTTTGTGGTAATGACCTTCACGTTTTGCCTCTTTTAGATCAGCAAATAATCGACTCGTTAATTTGTACATGACTTTATAGCCAAGATCACAAGCTTGGCGGCCCAACGCACTACCTATAAAGCTTTTTCCTTTATGTAAAACTTTACATAAAGGAAAAACCTGTATTTTTAGAATGGCTGTAGACTCTTTAAATCCTGGAATGTTTAAGTCATTCTACATATGCCATACTTCTGTTGGAATTCAAGAATTTTATACACACTTATGTAATATTTTTGGTTTACAACCCGCAGGAAGAAGAGCTGCGATGTTTAAAAGTATCCATGAGTATATCTTAAATATGCATAGGACTACGAATATTCACCCTATTCTAGTTATAGATGAAGCGGATAAACTAAGTACAGAGATATTACAGGAGTTAAGACTAATTGCAAATTTCAATTATGACTCTGTAAACATTGTGGTAAGGATAGTATGTGTAGCAAAACCAAAGGTACTGAACCTCAGATAATATAGATTCATTTATAATAGGTTTTAATGTTGATTTTAGAACAAGGTCTACTTTAGTATCAAGATCTTCAGAAAGTTCCTGCTCAAGAGTGATCATTAGTTGTCATAATAGAAACTCCACCTTAACGATGGCTTACAGGGGAATAGAAGAGTTTTTTTAGCAATACCCTATAAGCTCAACATTTTTATTCTTATGTAATGATACTTATAGCTTTTAATCTATCAATAATTAAGTTTTTTGCTTTAAGTTTCATTTCTTTAGGCATAAAGCTATGATTTATTATCTCTATTATTCCATTTTTATTATTAATGAAGTTTTCTAATATTTTTTTAATAACTGGCTTACGTATCCCAACAAGTTCACCTAATAAATAAAAATCTGAACCAGTATAAAATCCATATTTATTAAACGAATCAGAATATATACCATCATCTTCCGCTTTTGTTAAATCGAGGGCAAGCACTCCAATTGTAGAAGGATTAGGAAATGCATGAACTAAAAGCTGATCATAATTAGGTGTCAATCCATCATAAAAAGCTGTTTTATTGTCTTTATATTTTATTAGGCTAATATTTTTTAAATGCATATCATCATTTCCAATAAGATAAGCAAATACTATTCTATTAAATAACTCTTTAACAACTGAAAGCTTACCTCCACACATTTTACGAACAAGAATTAAGGCTTCTTCGTAGCTTTTATTATATTTATTTTGACTTTTTATATTAAATGCTTGGGCTAAATCTTCTTGATGTATTTTTTCACCATTATTTCTATCATATCTTTTTGTTATATAGACTTCTTCTTCATCCAAAAATTGTATATTTGCAGAAAGAGCAGTATCTATTCCTAAAAATCTACTTAAAGACATTGCACATTGTTCATTTTCTGCAGCATATGGAAAAGATTCTGGAGATGGCTTTAAAATATATTCACCTCCAATAGTAACAATTTCAAATTCATTATCGCTATTTAAAATTAATGATAGTTTTTGCTGTACCCCAGATATAGACATCCCATTAGTAAACTTTATACCTTTAGTAAAAAATTCTTTTCTTGAAAAATTCAATTTATATATAGGTCTAAATTTTCCAAAAAAATCTTTTTCAATTTTTCTAATCTTTGTCTCTTTATCAATATTTTCTAGAGTTAATCTACAGATCATACTTTATCCTTTATAATTGTAATTGCTCCAATTAAATCTTTTCCATTATTTAATAAAATTCCAAATTTATCTTCTTTATCGATGTGTTGCATATTACTTTGTAAATCCAATAACCATCCTTCACTCACTAGATTTTCAAAAAAAGGAAATAGATCAATGCTGTAATATTTTGATTTTGAAAAAGGAAAATTATATCCTATTGGAGCTCCAAATATAATGTAATCGCTATCATAAGTAAAACAGAATCCTTCTTTTGTATTTATTAGAGTACCAGCAAGGTAATTATTAAAATATACATACCCTATTCGATCCATAATTTTAATCCTAATGTATCAAGAAGCTGTGTCAAAATTTTATAGTTTAGATTTATATCTCCTGATTCAATTTTCACTAAACTTGCATAAGAAATCCCTGATAAATCGCTAAGTCCTTGAAGAGTAAGATTTTGATTTTTTCGTTCTTTTCGAACAACGTCTGCGAGTTCAGTTATAGGCTTTATTCTTTTTAAGGAGTTATATTTTAATAATTCCTCTTCCATTTCCTGAAATTTTATTTTTATACTATTTAATTCTTGATCTATCATACAAAATTCCTTCATTATAATATAATCTTAAATTATGCTTTATTCTATACTATTTATTTGAAAATTATTAAATTATCTATTTATTGACATAATTATATGTATTTAACAATATTTAATACTTATTTCAATTACTAAATCTATTTTTTTATATAAAACCTAGAATAAATATAACGATGCTATGATAGAAAGTGTAATCATTTGCGACTGGTGTTATAATGAAGTTAGTACTTCTTAAAAGAGGGACGGCCGATGGCTGTAAATCGACTGGGACCTTTGGATCCCGTTATAACGAATAGCAGTCATCAGTCGCATTAACATTGTGAGGATGATCAATATTTATCATACCCCGTATAGACGCATGATTATTATACTCCTCTTCTTTTAGGAAAGAAAGTTAACAGGAGGGATGATATGGAATTTATGGGAATTGACCTTCATACAAACTGCTTTAACTGTTGCATACTAGACGAAGGGACAAGTAAAAAGGTTGTAAGTTACTCTATTGACGATGAATCTTTGGAGAAATTTTACAAGACATTAACACCTGACACATATGTAATTGTAGAATCAACAACAAATGCTTTTAAGTTTACAGAACTAATTAGGGACAAAGTTAAAGATGTAAATATTTCTAATACTTATGCCATGAAACTGATTAGTTTTACAAATAAGAAAACTGATAAAGTTGATGCAGAAAAGTTAGCTAGAGTCTTAAAAATGCAAATATTAAGCGGAGAGGAGCAGATTAAAAGAGTAGAACTACCACCTCCAATTATCCAAGATTTAAGAGCGTTATTTTCTACTTACAAACTACTTGGAAAGCAAAGGACTCAGCTAAAAAACAGAATACATTCTTTATTAAAACAGAACCTTTACCCTTTTAATAAAGTAATGATCTTTAATAATAAAATGAGAGATAAAATATTAAATATTTCTGATTCCAGAGAATTAAAATTTCAACTAATGATTTTGTTTAAAGAACTGGATAATTTAGATGAAACTATTATTTTACTTAAAAAGGAAATCGAAATAGTTGGAGCTCCATACATGAAAGAAATAGATTTATTAACTTCTATGCAAGGGATCAGTGTATTTACAGCTATAGCTATAATTTCCGATATAATTGATGTTAATAGATTTCCTAATTCCAAGAAATTTTCATCATATTTAAGGTCAGCTCCAAAGGTTGAAAGTTCTAATGATAAAACTCTAATAAAGAGTACGAATAAACAAGGACGTAAATTAACAATTGCCCTACTATACCAATCATTAAATCATTTTATTGATTCTAATAGAGCTGTAGAAAATTGGTATTACAAATTAAGTAAATACAAAAAAGTGGGTAAAGTTAGAATGGGAACTTGCAGAAGATTTATTACAGTCATATATCAAATACTTAAAAAAGAAGAATATTATTGGTTCATGGACTCTAAAAACCATGATAGAAAAATGCATGATTATGAGGTTTTATTAAGAAAAAATAGGATAAATATTAGCAAATGGAAGGAGGTTTCTTGACTTTCATCATAGACGTCGATTTGAATTGCGAAATCGAGCCCGTAGGGCGTAGGAATTGGGACAAAAAGTTCGTCATTTCCAGTGATTTAATACTAAATAAGGACTCCGAGGTTTTCTACTATAATTAATATTAGATAACAAATATAAGGAGGAATCATATGAGATTCTATACCGAACAATATCAGTTATACCACCATTGTAGATGATGACTGGAGATAAAATTAATTAGTGAATTGAGGAAGCCTATAGTCAATATTACACAAATCCTATAAGTTTTCATCAAAAAATAGTAACATATATCACAGACACACCTCTGCAATAAAAAGTATTGTAGAGGTATTCTTTTATTACTAAGGGGATTGTATGTTTTATAAATCAATATCAAAAGTTTATGATGATATTTTTCCACAAAATAAGTCGCAACTAGATTTTATAAATAATCTGAAACCAATTGCAAAAGCTGAAGTTATTCTAGACATTGGATGTGCAACTGGAAATTTAACAGATCTTATTTCAAAATGCACAAATAATGTAATAGGAATGGATCTTGATTCAGACCTACTAAAAGTTGCAAAAAGCAAGTATAACAACCTTAGTTTTATTGAAGGAAACATGATGGATATTGACAAGATATTCACACACGAATATTTTGACAGAATCATTTCTTTTGGTAATACATTAGTACATCTACCCAACAGGAATAATGTTAAGTCTTTCTTCCACAGAGTTTATAATACTTTAAAAAAAGATGGATTATTTATAGTTCAGATAATAAATTATAATAGAATTATTAAAAATGGAATAAATGAACTTCCTATAATTGATAATGACTCAATAACCTTTATTAGAGATTATATAATTCACAATGGTTGGATAGATTTTAATACAAAACTAAAAATTAAGGGAAATGGAGAAATATTAGAGAACTCAATTCCACTACTTCCATTAACGGAAGAAGAAATAAGAAATTTGATAGAAATAACAGGTTTCAGAAATCTTAAGTTTTATGGAAATCTAAAAGGTGCTTCTTTAACAGATAATTCAATACCTTTGTTATTCAGTTGTATTAAGTAACTATTAACTACAGAGAAAAAAGGGATATCTTCACATCCACCAATAGATTGTGGGTGCTGTATAATCCATTTAAATATCGAGTTATATATGAAGATAATATATTACTCACTTATCTTTTAACCAATAACTTCTTAATTATCTATCATGAGTCAGATAATCATATAAAGAGTGTTCTACAGGATGGCTTATCTGAAAGTTCACTTTAACTATTGATACGTTGTTACCTTTATCATCTTTAATTGTAGTCTCTGTAAAAGTGGAATCAATTGGAGTTAAATCTCCCATGTAGTAGAAGTCTTTACCTTCATCGTTACTTTTTTTAATAAATAGAGGGACTCGTAGACCATTTTTATAGTTTTGTAGAGTAGTCATACAAGGACTATTTAGGGTTCGTCTATTTTTTGACATCCATGTAAACTCATGTCTATTTACAAACTCATCAACATATTTTGTACTACTAGATATATCCTCATCCTTATGATAGTTAACAAAGATTGGAAAATTTGATTTATCACTACTAACTATGTACCCACCAACATTCTGGGCAACAGGATTTTGGTCCCAGTTCAGGACTCTAAAGACATCTTTTCTTGAGTATTTTTTGTATAGGATAAAACCATCTTTTATTATTGATTTATTAAAATCTTGGGTAAAGTTATATATAGAGTAATTTATTGAGTCCTTTAGAAACGATTTGAATGTTTCACTTTGTAAAGCCTCTATTAAAGTAGTATCTTTTGAAATTAGCTCATTATCTATTTTCACTATTTTGAAGCCTGTTTTCTCAAATAGTGAGATTCTACTCTTATTAACAGTAGTCATGCTAAACAACATATTAAGATTATGGATAGCAGAGATTATACTATCTTTAGTTGAATTGTAACCAAATTCATATTTAATTACTGATTGTACCTTGTTTATTGTTACCCTATCGTTATCTAATAACAGTTTTAAGATTAAAGTCTCTTCGACCCTTACACTGTTATTAATCTCCACTGAAAAGAACTCTAATAGAGTAATATGGTCTGGATTAAGATTTTCTATTGGTTCCTTAATATCTTTTAAAAAATTGTAGTAAGATTTCGAATAATCTACATAAAGAATAGGATCTCTAGAACCGTGTTCTATAAAATCCATCATTAAAGGTATAAAACCTACTTTATGCTTTAAAAGTTTGTAGTCCTGTATAAGATCTTTCTTTAACTGCATATTTGCTTTATCTATGGATTTAAAAATTCTATCCTTAGATATTTTATCAAAGTTAACTGTAGAGGCCCCTGGTATACCCTCATTCCCCTTTGAGATGAGTCTTCTTATTCTGTCTTTGTTATAAGATGTATCACCAAAAAGTGCTACTGGTACTAGATAATTACTACTATAATTACCAATAAAATCTATAACGGTTAGATAATCTTTACCATCGACCTTTCTTAAACCACGACCTAATTGCTGGACAAAAACTATAGCTGACTGGGTGGGTCGTAACATAATAACTGTATTAAGCTTTGGAATATCTATACCTTCATTAAATATATCTACAGTAAATATCAGGTCTATCTTTTCTAGGTACTCCTCTGACTCTAATTTCTCAATTGCATTCTCTCTCTCTGATTCCGAGTTTTTACCACTTAGAGCGATGGTTTTAAAACCTCTATTATTAAACTCTTCAGATAGGCTTATACACTCATCTATTCTTGAACAGAAAACTAGCCCTCTTAACTCTCCACTATCTGTACCATAAAAGTTGAGTTTATCTATAATTCTAGCAACTCTCTCCTCTGAAACTAAATGTCTAAAATAGTCTGAATCTTTCTCTACTCCATCAATAGTTAAATCTGATACACCAAAGTAGTGAAATGGAGATAACATATCCTCATCTAAAGCTCTATGTAACCTTATCTCCCCTGCTATGTTGTGATCAAATAGGTCGAAGATATCTAATCCATCAGTTCTCTCAGGAGTTGCAGTCATACCTAATAGAAACTTAGGAGTAAAGTAGTTTAAAATATTGCTATAACTATTTGCACCCGCCCTATGTGACTCATCAATAATTATATAATCAAAATACTCTTTACCAAAAATTGACATATAGTTAGGCTTTGACACTGTCTGAACAGTAGAGAATACAAAGTCAACATTACTATCTTTCTCTACTCCCGAAAATATACCCATGGATCTACTACTACCAAAGATCTTTTTAAAGCTTTCCATCGCCTTTTTTGCAATGTTTAATCTATGAACAACAAAGAGTACCCTCTTAGCATTGAACCTTTTAACATCAAATGCTGAAAGGTAAGTTTTACCAGTTCCTGTAGCCGATATAAGTAGAGCTTTAGTTATACTCTTTTTCCGTAAATCCTTAATATTATCTAAAACTTCTAACTGCATAGTATTGGGTTTAAGTTTCTTCTCTGGAACTATGCTTAATTTTTGTTGTTCAAACCTGGTTTTTACAGCACTTTTATAGATATTCTCATAATGTGCTATATAGGCTGGAGAAACTTTATGGGCATTGTCAAACTCTGTTTTAAATTCATTGTAAGTCTTTTTATATATACTACTATTAGGGGTAGCTGATACTTTTAAGTTCCACTCTTTATTGGTACTTAGAGCTGTCTGTGTAAAGTTACTACTACCAATTATTATATTAAAATGGTTATCTCTTTTAAAAAGGTAACCCTTAGAGTGGAAATCCTCATCAATGACAATTCTTAGATCAATATTTTTAAACTTGAGTAAGGTCTTTAATGCTTCTGGTTGGGTAAAGTTAAGGTACTGAGAGACAAGAACCTTCCCCTGAATCCCCCTCTGTTCTAACTCTTCTAATGTATTCATAACAGTAGCAATACCGCTTTTAGTTGCAAATGCTACTGAAAACCAAAACTCCTGACACAGATCTAACTCATGTTTTATTGTTGATAATACTTTTTTACCACTACTTTTATCATTAAATAGGAGTTGTGGTTGATATTCTGCTCTAGATTCATAGAGTTCATCTAGATATCCTGTTGTTAAACTATTTTTAAATTCTTTGTTAAATTCTTCCATTACTTCTCCATTAGTTTTTCAACTATTGGGATATCGGCAGCTGCCCAATCTAGAGTATCTAACTCTTCTTTTTTAAGCCATTTATAATCTATATGTTCTGTTAATTCAAAGTTGTAATCATTCGCATCACAGATAAAACTATACATAGTCATTTTGAAATCTGGATACTCATGGTTTACTGTTACAGACTCCTCTATTACATTGATATCTATTTTTAACTCTTCTAATATCTCTCTTTTTATTGCATCTATTTTAGGCTCTTCGTGCTCTATTTTACCACCAGGGAACTCAAACTTCTCTGATATATAATTGTATTTATTCCATGGTCTCTGTACACAGAGATACTTATCATCTTTTACGATTATTGCAGCTACTACTTCGATATGTTTCATACATTTATCTTATATAAAATAAGTAATTGGGACCAGGAGTTTTTTATGGTTATTTCTTTGATGCCTTATTATAAAACAAAATAAAG
Above is a genomic segment from Thiospirochaeta perfilievii containing:
- a CDS encoding SGNH/GDSL hydrolase family protein yields the protein MKEVILLGDSIFDNGRYVIEDWSVKDLLAKYLNEEDVVNLIAKDGAKSKDLENQIDFNSLLDPYRDDIEDGLRGIPTNSTKETTSEYSEHVFISIGGNDALQLREIIKCNNPEDDSDVLIVEDIFKTTEEKDFSTVSPIEPSEYGGHKIAQAIAGIISKDKYVKELKLYTGNFK
- a CDS encoding helix-turn-helix transcriptional regulator codes for the protein MKKIRDFFETITILSRPQGVTYSELAELLGCSHRTAVREIEYIYTIFDLEESLSNTGREKRFYLSEENVKNFTTVKMPNLNLSAAETTALILLWGKSKWLQDSTYQEHLRRAFNKIFTIDDYKLDQFKNLSNIMLLGESHNKNYANKELIIDDLIHAMVQKRRCDITYHSYHNDTRKSYCINPLHLFQRDGGLYFFTTINDYTDIRTLAVERIINLSIGESHFETPTDFEPQDFLDTTFNLSFGKQEEFKILFDKSQTLYISERNWAKEQKIEILDNGNIILWLRTSGRHDIKRWVLSYGADAELLEPESLRKEIADELITMSKRYN
- a CDS encoding type II toxin-antitoxin system Phd/YefM family antitoxin, with translation MPQIIPIKDLRNTTEISRKCHETNEPIFVTKNGYGDMVLMSIATYERDIARTELLNKIAVGEEDLRSGNVIEAESAFKDLRNEFFD
- a CDS encoding type II toxin-antitoxin system RelE/ParE family toxin, which produces MTNLYKINLTQKAYGDLKDIYRYIKEELHNKNSALKVIDEIENRILLLKDYPKTGVFVKDEVLVKRGYRKLLVNNYIALYLIDEDRKVVNIIRVVYGKRDYLELV
- a CDS encoding nucleotidyltransferase family protein — translated: MSEIGIFGSYVRGEQNINSDVDILIDLSRPSQLDLFDLITLEQELSEDFDTKVDLVLKSTLKPIISEVQYL
- a CDS encoding ATP-binding protein, whose translation is MPGFKESTAILKIQVFPLCKVLHKGKSFIGSALGRQACDLGYKVMYKLTSRLFADLKEAKREGHYHKMLMKIVKADVLILEDFGLSTFSNDNRLALLDILEDRHGLKSTIFLSQLPVKSWHGLIGDSTIADAIMDRIVYGSYRIELKGDSLRRKKDY
- a CDS encoding ATP-binding protein, which codes for MFRMAVDSLNPGMFKSFYICHTSVGIQEFYTHLCNIFGLQPAGRRAAMFKSIHEYILNMHRTTNIHPILVIDEADKLSTEILQELRLIANFNYDSVNIVVRIVCVAKPKVLNLR
- a CDS encoding type II toxin-antitoxin system HipA family toxin; amino-acid sequence: MICRLTLENIDKETKIRKIEKDFFGKFRPIYKLNFSRKEFFTKGIKFTNGMSISGVQQKLSLILNSDNEFEIVTIGGEYILKPSPESFPYAAENEQCAMSLSRFLGIDTALSANIQFLDEEEVYITKRYDRNNGEKIHQEDLAQAFNIKSQNKYNKSYEEALILVRKMCGGKLSVVKELFNRIVFAYLIGNDDMHLKNISLIKYKDNKTAFYDGLTPNYDQLLVHAFPNPSTIGVLALDLTKAEDDGIYSDSFNKYGFYTGSDFYLLGELVGIRKPVIKKILENFINNKNGIIEIINHSFMPKEMKLKAKNLIIDRLKAISIIT
- a CDS encoding HipA N-terminal domain-containing protein; this encodes MDRIGYVYFNNYLAGTLINTKEGFCFTYDSDYIIFGAPIGYNFPFSKSKYYSIDLFPFFENLVSEGWLLDLQSNMQHIDKEDKFGILLNNGKDLIGAITIIKDKV
- a CDS encoding helix-turn-helix domain-containing protein yields the protein MIDQELNSIKIKFQEMEEELLKYNSLKRIKPITELADVVRKERKNQNLTLQGLSDLSGISYASLVKIESGDINLNYKILTQLLDTLGLKLWIE